The DNA window AAGGCAGGTCACAAATACCTTGCGGGGCAGGTCCTGGACCACCTCGGCGTGCCGCACAAGATCACCCTCAAGGAGTGGGAGCCGCCGGCCAAGGTGACTCTCCGCGACTGGGAGCGAAGGCAGCGGCGCTGGGTGAACGACTGGGTGGTCCCGCTCTTCGGCAGGAAGCTCCGCGGCGTCACGCTGGGAGACAACCTCAGCCCGCGCTGGCCCAGGCCGGTGAAAGTTCCGCGCAAAGGCGGCCTGAAGAAGCTGATGGACCGGTAGGGCTCCTTCCAATTTGTGGCTTGAATAGTGCCACTGTAAACAACTGTTGACTTGTGTGCAACGTCACAGCTAGTGTTGCGGCACTGACAATCCGTCAATCATCAAGCTTCAAGTCCGCTCAGCGTTGCGGGTACCGTTCGAGGGCGTGAACCGCCGTCGCCGGCAACCCGACGTAACAGCCGGATCCCTGCCCCTGCTCCCTCATCCACGCTCACCTTCTTCCCGCGTGCGCCGAGGGGAGCCACCGCCACGAGAGGCATCACCGCCATGACTGACAGCAATTCCCTCCATTTCGACCGCCGGAAGCTCCTGAAGGCCGCGGCGCTGACGCCGTTCGCCGGCTTGGCCCTGTCCGGCTGTGGCTCAAAGCCCGCCGAAAGTGCGGCAGCCAACAAGACCGTGACGGTCACGTCCTATGGCGGCTCCTACAACGACCAGTTGACGCAGACAATCCTGGATCCCTTCTCCAAGAAGACGGGCATCCAGCCCACGCTGCTGGCCAACACCAGCCTCGCGGCGCTCAAGGCCCAGGTGCAGTCCGGCGACGTGCAGTGGGACCTCGTGGAAATCACGGCACCGGAGTACGAGACGGCCGTCGCCGAGGGCCTGCTGGAAAAGTTCGATTACGACATCATCAGCGACAAGGGCCTCCCCGGCTACGCCAAGGCCGAGTACGGCATCAAGTACCTCAGCTTTCTGTTTGTCATGGCGTGGGACCAGAAGGTCATTCCGGACGCGCAAGCGCCAAAGGACTGGGCCCAGTTCTTTGACCAGGACAAGTACAACACCAAGCGTTCCGTTTACAACCAGCTCTCCGACAGCTCGGTCCTGGAAGCCGCGCTGCTGGCAGACGGGGTCCCGTTCGACAAGATCTACCCCCTCGACGTGGACCGCGCCCTTCGCGTCCTTGGACACCACCCGGGCAAGGACCGGTTGCTTTACCACGCCGCAAACCAGGAGCCGATCCAGCAGCTCACGTCCGGCGAGGTCTCGCTCTCGACAAGCTTCAACAACCGGATCAACGCCGCCCGCACTGACGGCGCCAAGCTGAACTTCTCGCCTGAAAACGCGGTCCTGGCCGGAGACTACTTTGTGGTGCCAAAGGGGGCCAAGAACAAGGAAGCGGCATTCAAGCTCATGAACTTCATGTCCAACGACGCCGAGGCCGGTGCCGCGTTCGACAAGGTCACCAACCTGACACTGGCCAACACGCCGGCTCTGTCCAAGCTGCCGAAGGAAATCGCGGACACGCTGCCGACGAGCCCGCGGCTGGCCGACAAGATCCTGGTGCGGGACGACAAGTGGTGGTCTGAGAACCTGAAGAAGACCGAGCAGCAGTTCAAGCTGTGGCAGGCAAGCTGATATGACGGCTGCAACTCTCACAGTCCGGCCGCAGGGCCGCCGAGCGCCGGGGGAGGGGAATCCGAGGGTCCGGCGCCGGCTCAGTGGCTGGTGGCTGCTGCTGGCACCGATCATGGTCTTCGACGTGATCCTGTTCCTGACGCCGCTCGGGAAACTCGTGGCCTCCAGCTTCGCCGACAACGCGTACCAGCGGGTGCTCGAGGACCCGCTGGTGCTGCGCTCGCTCGTCAACACCCTGACGATCAGCCTCGCCAGCACGATCGTGACGGTGGTGCTCGGCTACATCATCGCCATGGTCCTGTGGCGTGCCGGGAACGTCGCCCGGGTGATCCTGTTCGCCGTCGTACTCCTGCCCTTCTGGACCGGCATCCTGGTGAAGAACTTCGCCTGGGCGGTGCTGCTCCAGGACAACGGCATCGTCAACGCCTTCCTGCAGGGAATCGGTCTGACCGATGCGCCGATCGAGCTGCTGCACAACCGGTTCGCCGTGATCGTCGGCATGGTGCACTGTCTCCTGCCATACGCGGTGTTCCCGATCTTCTCCTCCCTGACGTCCATCGATGACCGGCTTGGCCTGGCGGCCCGCTCGCTGGGGGCGCCGGAAGGATCGGTCTTCCGGAGGATCACGCTGCCGCTGAGCATGCCCGGCATCTCGGCGGCGGGGCTGCTGGTCTTCATCATCAGCACCGGCTTCTTCATCACTCCCGTGGTGATGGGCGGACCCGGCGACATGATGATCGCCAACCAGATCGACTACTACGCGCGCCAGCTCACGGACTTCTCCGGCGCCGCGGCACTGGCCGTGGTCCTCACGGTGATGGTGAGCATCATGGTGGCCGTGTATCAGCGTGTGCTCAAGGCAGGAGGCCAACATGAAGACCACTAATCCGCAGCACCGGGTGCTGGCGCTGCTTTCCGTTCCCGTGTTTCTGTTCCTGGTCATTCCGACGGCGATCGTGGTGCCGGTGGCGCTGAACGACAGCCGCTACATCACCTTTCCGCCGGAAGGATTCTCCCTCGCAGCCGTAGCCGGCTTCTTCGGGGACAAAGCATGGACGTCGGCACTGACGGCCAGCCTGCAATCGGCGGGTATCGCCGTCGTCATCGGTGTGCTCTTGGGCTCCACGGCCGCGATCGGCCTGCACGGGCGGAAATTCCCCGGCCGCTCAGCCGTGATGGGGCTGATCCTCGCGCCGATGATCGTGCCAACGGTGGTGCTGGCCCTGGCGTTTTACCAGTTCTTCATCTCGATCGGGATGGTGGGCAGCATCCTCCCCATCGGCCTGGCGCACGCCGTGATCGCCACCCCGTACGTCTACCTCACTACCCGGGCGGCCCTCGCAGGCCTTAACCCGGCACTCGTGAGGTCGGCGCAAAGCCTTGGTGCCGGCCCGTTGTCAGTACTGCGGCACGTGTACCTCCCGATCATCCTGCCGGGCCTGATCTCGGGCGCCCTGTTTGCGTTCTCGGTCTCCATCGACGAGACCGTGATGTCGCTGTTCATGCAGTCCCCGGGCGCCACCACGCTGCCCGTCAAGATGTTCACGGACATCCAGTTCAACCTGACCCCGAAGATCGCCGTTTCCTCCGCGCTTCTGGTCAGCGTCGCCACCATCGGGCTCCTTCTGCAGGTCATGTTTGTCCTCAGGCGCCGGTCCACCGCACGGATGCTGCCGCTCGCAGTCTCCGCCCAATCGTAAGGAATGCCGATGACCACATCAGTGATCTCCGCAGAATCAATGTCAGGCACCCGGACCGCTTCGCGGGGCGCCATTGAACTCCGCAGCGTCAGCAAGAACTACGGCGACGTCGTGGCCGTGGACCGGCTGGACCTCGTTGTCCAGCCCGGCGAGTTCGTCACCCTGCTCGGGCCCAGCGGGTCCGGCAAAACCACCACCATGATGATGGTTGCCGGCTTCGAGGAGCACAGCGCAGGCTCGGTCCTGATCGACGGCCAGCCGGTGGACACGCTGCCGCCCCGGGAACGCAACCTGGGCGTGGTGTTCCAGAACTACGCACTGTTCCCGCACATGAGCGCACTCGAAAACGTCGAATTTGCACTCCGCATGCGGAAAATCCCCAAGAACGAACGACGCAAACGGGCCGAAGAAGCCCTCGACCGTGTGGGCCTTGGCAAGATGGGAAGCCGCAAGCCCCGCCAGCTCTCCGGCGGGCAGCAGCAGCGCGTCGCGCTGGCCCGCGCGCTGGTCTTCAACCCGGCCGCGCTGCTCCTGGACGAGCCCATGGCCGCACTGGACAAACGGCTCCGGGAACAGATGCAGGAGGAAATCAAGACCCTGCAAAAGAGCCTCGGCATCTCCGTGCTCTTCGTCACCCACGACCAGGACGAGGCCATGGCCATGTCCGACAGGATCGTGGTGATGAAGGACGGGAAGATCGTCCAGTCCGGCCCGCCGGAGGAGGTCTACAACCACCCGCTGACGGACTGGGTGGCCAGCTTCCTCGGCGATACCAACCTCATTCCCTGCACCGTGCTGGAACGCAACGGCACCGAGGCCTTAGTGGACCTCGGCGGGCTGGGCACGGCACGCGTGGCAGACCGCGGAGTCCAGGGCGAAAACTACGCCGTCTCCATCCGGCCGGAGCACCTCAAATTCCGTTCGGCGGG is part of the Arthrobacter sp. KBS0703 genome and encodes:
- a CDS encoding extracellular solute-binding protein, producing the protein MTDSNSLHFDRRKLLKAAALTPFAGLALSGCGSKPAESAAANKTVTVTSYGGSYNDQLTQTILDPFSKKTGIQPTLLANTSLAALKAQVQSGDVQWDLVEITAPEYETAVAEGLLEKFDYDIISDKGLPGYAKAEYGIKYLSFLFVMAWDQKVIPDAQAPKDWAQFFDQDKYNTKRSVYNQLSDSSVLEAALLADGVPFDKIYPLDVDRALRVLGHHPGKDRLLYHAANQEPIQQLTSGEVSLSTSFNNRINAARTDGAKLNFSPENAVLAGDYFVVPKGAKNKEAAFKLMNFMSNDAEAGAAFDKVTNLTLANTPALSKLPKEIADTLPTSPRLADKILVRDDKWWSENLKKTEQQFKLWQAS
- a CDS encoding ABC transporter ATP-binding protein, yielding MTTSVISAESMSGTRTASRGAIELRSVSKNYGDVVAVDRLDLVVQPGEFVTLLGPSGSGKTTTMMMVAGFEEHSAGSVLIDGQPVDTLPPRERNLGVVFQNYALFPHMSALENVEFALRMRKIPKNERRKRAEEALDRVGLGKMGSRKPRQLSGGQQQRVALARALVFNPAALLLDEPMAALDKRLREQMQEEIKTLQKSLGISVLFVTHDQDEAMAMSDRIVVMKDGKIVQSGPPEEVYNHPLTDWVASFLGDTNLIPCTVLERNGTEALVDLGGLGTARVADRGVQGENYAVSIRPEHLKFRSAGEGGNGGAATLVSSTNLGATVRHRLTAGGQELQLRELSPDSAGRPAPGGQVFVGWDSGRAQLLVLES
- a CDS encoding ABC transporter permease, encoding MKTTNPQHRVLALLSVPVFLFLVIPTAIVVPVALNDSRYITFPPEGFSLAAVAGFFGDKAWTSALTASLQSAGIAVVIGVLLGSTAAIGLHGRKFPGRSAVMGLILAPMIVPTVVLALAFYQFFISIGMVGSILPIGLAHAVIATPYVYLTTRAALAGLNPALVRSAQSLGAGPLSVLRHVYLPIILPGLISGALFAFSVSIDETVMSLFMQSPGATTLPVKMFTDIQFNLTPKIAVSSALLVSVATIGLLLQVMFVLRRRSTARMLPLAVSAQS
- a CDS encoding ABC transporter permease; translated protein: MTAATLTVRPQGRRAPGEGNPRVRRRLSGWWLLLAPIMVFDVILFLTPLGKLVASSFADNAYQRVLEDPLVLRSLVNTLTISLASTIVTVVLGYIIAMVLWRAGNVARVILFAVVLLPFWTGILVKNFAWAVLLQDNGIVNAFLQGIGLTDAPIELLHNRFAVIVGMVHCLLPYAVFPIFSSLTSIDDRLGLAARSLGAPEGSVFRRITLPLSMPGISAAGLLVFIISTGFFITPVVMGGPGDMMIANQIDYYARQLTDFSGAAALAVVLTVMVSIMVAVYQRVLKAGGQHEDH